Proteins encoded in a region of the Pirellulaceae bacterium genome:
- a CDS encoding Gfo/Idh/MocA family oxidoreductase, with product MSDEIKVLNVGAGFMGTLHAKAYLQINGVRNVGIVTRNLGSSGNLSNILGGDVPRFTDFEEALEKTSPDAVAISTYTDSHYHYVSTALNRGLHVFVEKPLAETTEQSQELFDLANRVNRKLYVGYILMTHPSWKKFIEIAHELGKPLAMRMNLNQQTKGDFYDTLYNIMQVQSPIVDCGVHYVDIMYQMTQCRPVRVHAIGCRNWDLVPEHICNYGQLQVEFEDGSVGWYEAGWGPMMSEVAYFIKDIAGPAGSASICPDKGRSDDKDHHVEANTIIRHYAEQNHKEFVREDEVIKIEEPDHDGLALLEQRAFIDCIRNDTDMSSHQDRVMTSLRIVLAADQSQKTKQVVEL from the coding sequence ATGAGTGACGAAATAAAAGTGTTGAATGTAGGTGCTGGCTTCATGGGCACTTTGCACGCGAAAGCTTACCTGCAGATCAACGGTGTCCGAAACGTTGGCATCGTAACGAGAAACCTCGGCAGTTCAGGAAATCTGAGCAATATCCTCGGCGGCGACGTTCCTCGGTTTACCGATTTCGAGGAAGCCCTCGAAAAGACCTCTCCCGACGCGGTCGCTATCAGCACGTATACGGACTCGCACTATCACTATGTTTCCACGGCGCTAAATCGCGGGCTGCACGTGTTTGTGGAAAAGCCTCTCGCGGAAACAACCGAGCAGTCTCAAGAACTATTCGACTTGGCCAACCGCGTGAATCGCAAGTTGTACGTCGGGTACATCCTCATGACACATCCGTCGTGGAAAAAGTTTATAGAAATCGCTCACGAGCTCGGTAAGCCGCTCGCCATGCGAATGAACTTGAATCAACAGACCAAAGGCGATTTTTACGACACGCTGTACAACATCATGCAAGTGCAGTCGCCGATTGTTGACTGCGGGGTTCACTACGTAGACATCATGTACCAGATGACCCAGTGTCGACCGGTGCGAGTTCACGCAATCGGCTGCCGCAACTGGGATCTGGTTCCCGAGCACATCTGCAACTACGGCCAGCTTCAGGTAGAATTCGAAGACGGTTCGGTCGGTTGGTATGAGGCCGGTTGGGGGCCAATGATGAGCGAAGTCGCTTACTTCATCAAAGATATTGCCGGGCCGGCGGGTTCGGCCAGCATCTGCCCCGACAAAGGGCGGTCTGATGACAAGGATCATCATGTCGAAGCAAACACCATCATCCGGCATTACGCCGAGCAAAATCACAAGGAGTTCGTTCGCGAAGATGAAGTCATCAAGATCGAAGAGCCCGATCACGATGGGCTTGCCCTGCTAGAACAACGAGCCTTTATTGATTGCATTCGCAACGACACGGACATGTCGTCTCACCAAGACCGAGTGATGACCAGCCTACGGATCGTCTTGGCTGCCGACCAGTCCCAAAAGACGAAACAAGTCGTCGAACTTTGA
- a CDS encoding ECF-type sigma factor, whose protein sequence is MLGFMLQEQNTIALIHFQAWVFVGNENDQHWKSRGHFLAAAAQAMRRILVDNAQRKQTEKHGENWVRHPIEDRLPSRPDQNVIALDDALARLADNRWI, encoded by the coding sequence ATGCTCGGGTTCATGTTACAGGAGCAGAACACAATCGCCCTGATCCATTTCCAGGCCTGGGTGTTTGTTGGAAATGAGAACGATCAACACTGGAAAAGTCGAGGCCATTTCCTTGCCGCAGCTGCCCAAGCAATGCGACGAATCCTTGTCGACAATGCTCAACGTAAGCAAACAGAAAAGCACGGCGAAAACTGGGTTCGGCATCCAATTGAAGATCGCTTACCCTCGCGCCCAGATCAAAATGTGATTGCCTTGGACGATGCTCTTGCTCGACTTGCCGATAATCGATGGATTTGA
- a CDS encoding PmoA family protein, which produces MQRTILICVLTFLVAPSALAEQLYVRHDTARDTISVFQVGFNEPILTQNVRPDFRPYIHPIVAPDRRGLLTEYDPENHPHQTGLYWGFTSVNGRDFFHHYDGDYWRRFSATILKPEATKNDPRVQWQTIYDLLDEAGEVVMRETQTWTMNDPGRTYVLDLQWSGTAMRDITIGEFDYGGLFLRMPWRDGMNGQAVNSNGQVNEDGAEGQRARWLDIGMQVEGRGNLAHIAILDHPENVGFPQPWRVDGAMGVGPVRARLGDWEIPKGETAQIKHRLLAYTGEFDKVRVASAWSSYTRERGGKPYAQWDQTDLDLFGQQNVEDVETVEEAYRAEFLTPEKAVAAMTVPDGFEVNVFASEPMITQPMAFCWDDRGRLWIAQNREYDGIENGIELSGESQILILEDTDRDGVADSKKVFLDGVVFPSAMSVGFGGLWLGAVPNLLFIPDRDGDDRADVEDIEVRLTGWGRDDLHEIFNSFNWGPDGWLYGLQGIFTHSRVGKPAGESRIFRQNAPYPDDIEYADEPTEINAGVWRYHPIKDRFEVVAHGLSNPWGIDYNAKGQLFATACVIPHLWHVVPGGIYHRQSGSHFNQNVYSSIRTIGDHRHRSAHGGARVYLSDAFPEAYQGRLFMGNIHDHAVLTDILEPRGSGFVGRHGDDFLKANNAQFVGFSTEIGPEGAVYMLDWHDAEICSGPVRNKETGRVYRILPKESNAQDWEGRYDDIRSLSNAELVDLQLSKSEWHARRARVVLQHRAAKGQVREESHAALRELFETNTNGDHRLRALWALHVSGGIDETGLLEALHDEDEYIRAWAIQLLCEDKAPTNAARTQFVAMAKEDESSVVRLYLASALQRMRPEYRWPVATILVSHAEDAEDHNIPKITWFGMEPLVADNPKHALNLADQSRIPMLTQFIGRRLTVGNHLTELVEEIGRNPNTRQLLLLGMRDGLEGRFDLQPPENWRAVFGALSVRDDESTPIARQLSLKFGDLNAAQALLETLQDGENSLEDRQEAIRGLAGLKRPELRSELVALLDDDFLRTEAIRAMSSFDDESLAETLLERYANFSNKEKLEVVHALASRPGHGWALTRAIRRGDVPRRDVPAYVARLLQRVVGNRFLEIWGPVERLSPEAEASFVRFRTLLTDEAIAQGDLAKGRELYTQTCSACHQLNGEGGLVGPDLTGANRTDLEYLLGNILTPSAIIGKDYLMTMVFTDDGRVYAGVVIGENDQQLQLRTASVAEPITIAKSQIVDREITKLSMMPEGLLDNLTDPEVINLFAYLRNLTQVPMQDAANR; this is translated from the coding sequence ATGCAGCGGACTATCCTTATTTGTGTACTCACATTTCTCGTCGCGCCGTCCGCCCTGGCGGAACAGTTGTACGTTCGGCACGATACCGCTCGCGACACGATATCGGTCTTCCAAGTGGGTTTTAACGAACCGATCTTGACGCAAAACGTGCGGCCGGACTTTCGTCCCTACATCCACCCGATCGTCGCGCCGGATCGCCGGGGCCTTCTGACCGAGTACGACCCTGAGAACCACCCACACCAGACCGGTCTGTATTGGGGCTTTACGAGTGTCAACGGGCGTGATTTTTTTCATCATTACGACGGCGATTACTGGCGTCGTTTTTCCGCGACGATTCTAAAACCCGAGGCAACTAAGAATGACCCCCGTGTTCAGTGGCAAACCATTTATGACTTGCTTGACGAAGCGGGCGAGGTGGTGATGCGTGAGACGCAAACGTGGACAATGAACGATCCCGGCCGCACCTACGTCCTCGATTTGCAGTGGAGCGGCACGGCGATGCGGGACATCACCATCGGCGAGTTCGATTATGGCGGTTTGTTTCTGCGTATGCCCTGGCGGGACGGTATGAACGGGCAAGCCGTCAACAGTAATGGACAAGTAAACGAAGATGGGGCCGAGGGCCAGCGCGCCCGCTGGCTGGATATCGGCATGCAAGTGGAGGGGCGCGGGAATCTCGCGCACATCGCGATACTTGATCACCCGGAAAATGTAGGCTTCCCGCAACCCTGGCGCGTCGATGGTGCGATGGGTGTAGGCCCTGTGCGCGCACGGCTTGGCGACTGGGAGATCCCCAAAGGTGAAACGGCGCAGATTAAGCATCGGTTGCTCGCTTACACAGGAGAATTTGACAAAGTTAGAGTTGCTTCGGCGTGGTCTTCGTATACGCGTGAACGCGGAGGCAAACCCTACGCTCAATGGGACCAAACCGATCTGGATCTCTTCGGCCAGCAAAACGTTGAAGACGTAGAAACGGTCGAGGAGGCCTACCGCGCGGAGTTTCTGACACCTGAAAAGGCCGTCGCCGCGATGACCGTACCCGACGGGTTCGAAGTCAATGTGTTCGCATCCGAGCCGATGATCACGCAACCCATGGCGTTCTGTTGGGATGACCGCGGCCGTCTGTGGATCGCCCAGAACCGTGAATACGACGGAATCGAAAACGGCATTGAACTGTCAGGAGAAAGCCAGATTCTGATCCTGGAAGATACCGACCGCGACGGTGTCGCGGACAGCAAGAAAGTATTTCTTGATGGTGTTGTGTTCCCCTCGGCCATGTCGGTTGGTTTCGGCGGACTATGGCTCGGTGCGGTACCGAATTTGCTGTTCATTCCTGACCGGGATGGGGACGACCGGGCAGATGTCGAGGATATTGAAGTCCGCCTAACGGGCTGGGGCCGCGATGACCTCCACGAAATCTTCAACAGTTTCAATTGGGGACCCGACGGGTGGCTCTATGGACTGCAGGGCATATTCACTCATTCGCGCGTGGGAAAACCGGCAGGAGAAAGCCGCATCTTCCGTCAGAACGCGCCCTACCCGGATGATATTGAATATGCAGACGAGCCGACAGAAATCAATGCGGGTGTTTGGCGCTATCACCCTATCAAGGACCGCTTCGAAGTTGTGGCGCACGGCCTGAGCAATCCCTGGGGCATCGACTACAACGCAAAGGGACAGCTCTTTGCTACCGCGTGTGTGATTCCCCACTTGTGGCACGTCGTCCCCGGCGGTATTTACCATCGCCAGTCGGGAAGTCATTTCAATCAGAACGTCTACAGTTCAATTCGCACCATCGGCGACCACCGACACCGCTCAGCCCACGGCGGAGCCCGCGTCTACCTATCCGACGCCTTTCCGGAAGCGTACCAGGGCCGACTATTCATGGGGAACATTCATGACCATGCCGTGTTGACCGATATCCTTGAGCCGCGCGGCTCCGGTTTTGTGGGTAGGCATGGAGACGATTTCCTCAAGGCCAATAACGCTCAATTTGTCGGTTTCAGCACTGAAATTGGGCCGGAAGGGGCTGTCTACATGCTCGATTGGCATGATGCTGAGATTTGCAGCGGTCCCGTTCGGAACAAAGAAACGGGGCGTGTCTATCGTATTCTCCCCAAGGAATCCAACGCGCAAGATTGGGAAGGTCGTTACGATGACATTCGGTCGCTGAGCAACGCCGAACTCGTCGACCTTCAGCTCAGCAAAAGCGAATGGCACGCCCGCCGCGCGCGGGTCGTTCTTCAGCATCGCGCCGCGAAGGGACAGGTCCGAGAAGAGTCGCACGCAGCGCTGCGCGAACTATTCGAGACGAACACGAACGGCGATCATCGCCTTCGCGCACTATGGGCGCTTCACGTCTCGGGCGGCATCGATGAAACCGGCCTGTTGGAAGCCCTGCATGACGAAGATGAATACATTCGCGCGTGGGCCATTCAATTGTTGTGTGAAGACAAGGCGCCGACAAACGCGGCGCGCACTCAGTTTGTGGCAATGGCGAAGGAGGATGAGTCCTCTGTCGTGCGGCTTTACCTTGCGTCCGCCTTGCAACGCATGCGTCCGGAATACCGTTGGCCCGTCGCTACGATTCTTGTTTCGCATGCGGAAGACGCCGAGGATCACAACATACCGAAGATAACCTGGTTCGGCATGGAGCCGCTTGTCGCCGACAATCCGAAACACGCACTCAACCTCGCCGACCAGTCGCGCATCCCGATGCTTACCCAATTTATTGGCCGTCGACTCACGGTGGGAAACCATCTCACGGAACTCGTAGAAGAAATTGGCCGCAATCCCAATACTCGGCAGCTACTGCTGCTCGGCATGCGCGACGGTCTCGAGGGGCGATTCGACCTCCAACCACCCGAGAACTGGCGGGCAGTATTCGGCGCGTTGAGCGTCCGCGATGATGAGTCCACGCCAATCGCCCGGCAACTGTCTCTCAAGTTTGGCGATCTGAATGCGGCACAAGCGCTGCTGGAAACGCTGCAGGATGGCGAGAACAGCCTCGAAGATCGGCAGGAAGCGATTCGGGGTTTAGCCGGACTCAAACGTCCCGAACTGAGGTCGGAACTGGTCGCGTTGCTGGATGATGATTTCCTTCGAACAGAGGCCATTCGCGCGATGTCCTCCTTCGACGATGAATCACTCGCAGAAACGCTCCTCGAGCGCTATGCCAACTTTTCTAACAAGGAAAAACTGGAAGTGGTTCACGCCCTGGCATCACGTCCAGGTCATGGCTGGGCCCTTACTAGAGCCATCAGACGCGGCGACGTTCCCCGGCGCGACGTCCCTGCCTATGTTGCGCGGCTGTTGCAGCGCGTTGTCGGTAATCGCTTTCTCGAAATTTGGGGGCCCGTGGAGAGGTTGTCGCCGGAGGCGGAAGCGTCATTCGTAAGATTCCGTACGCTGCTGACAGATGAAGCCATCGCCCAGGGTGACCTAGCCAAAGGGCGTGAACTCTACACTCAAACGTGTTCCGCCTGTCATCAACTGAATGGAGAAGGTGGCTTGGTTGGCCCAGATCTCACAGGCGCGAACCGCACCGACCTCGAATACTTGCTCGGCAATATCTTGACACCGAGTGCCATTATCGGGAAAGACTATTTGATGACGATGGTCTTTACCGACGACGGGCGAGTTTATGCTGGGGTTGTCATTGGCGAGAATGATCAACAACTCCAACTGCGTACTGCCAGCGTCGCAGAGCCAATTACCATCGCGAAGTCACAGATTGTAGATCGTGAAATCACCAAACTTTCAATGATGCCGGAAGGGCTGCTTGATAACCTGACTGACCCTGAAGTTATAAACTTGTTCGCGTACCTGCGAAATCTTACGCAGGTTCCGATGCAGGACGCGGCTAATCGTTGA